A single region of the Ziziphus jujuba cultivar Dongzao chromosome 10, ASM3175591v1 genome encodes:
- the LOC112490578 gene encoding protein ROS1A: MASEPILYGSNIGTSMEEEEEQVVVKKQCPLGPHTPAKQIPNRTQKTYSRNPGKKNTLPSNTSSSSSAFDVSTITGSPEKSNDGKESFLPDLNIACREEPPNNFSQETNINLGSEKITETIAADACVGDLGIATEEEGNRLLPSVNYNEEKNFHAANPLSAIGSASSVASKKSQNNLKKRPNNDLDLDKKPRKKPKKKIHRPKVVGEGKPKRTLAPKTPTKRAPKLKKPKAAPKSEKLKRAAKKHLSSGKRENMKNLENSETITEEVFMELSVSDPVGSLDVSLSVPNHLTDESTSAVVTSLQTQNNGCEMPGNSIPFCERIDLCQAIEGLVRDCSTNQSEEDYQNHYGENGYLSFPKKLRKLRSKRRRRSEWKVIIIEVNKASKKSMAGRRNYVTRLSRRIETALLDKIQSVSHPKKKRTIRCRARHNLAISNASTILSQLPIAPHGEVLANGRHEIEVSQMDEANKEVYQLPIAPFGDALANGTHEIEVSQMDEPNEKALFAEERVTEMQLEEHKKLQHAARGDSEERSMEGSTEFIPSHLYTEFHIGLIKESPSQEEDFVFTGKSIGDYKMKGSKEMGSPPVLEFNPSEHDKAYLTDNSIDMNDKNEGGLLDLFPSEYGAPVHYQILQDQSVDILQASQRNGQFADVKKKPRKKNANISQASDGAIVPHNGQSAVVEQKRKNKLKYDPRFQQMWKFQLKYLTDESEERKKYWESERKIFKGRIDAFTARMHQILGDRRFSPWKGSVLDSVIGVFLTQNVSDSLSSNAFMLLAARFPARPRSQDPIIDFSQESVGSNTEYLEPAYTSEESETAGVTNLADEDMPTCLAEDCSTEAKDDIYLQNNSKKALAVSELNANSMIQERQNGESSNSKEQQPDKTNKRNGKKVYEKEKVKTDWDAFRKMYCTSEQRRPEHMDSVDWEAVRNAEAQVIAKVIEARGQNNVLAGRIKRFLDQVVELHNCLDLEWLRHAPPDKVKEYLLQFQGLGLKSVECVRLLELQNVAFPVDTNVGRIAVRLGWVPLQPLPEKVQIHLLQQMPLMDSIQKYLWPRLNEFDHKTLYELHYHLITFGKVFCQKTKPSCNPCPMKAECRHYASEFASARGALPGPPTNTSKASSKAPIVALGHPGPSLDPILPFLLEANWFSASQHQEQNVETIIEVQPSPEPAASQHQKQNAEPIIEVPPSPEPASCESEFPHLGDIEDFGLDGPDDMPTINLSTQESTGTMNSLSVMLHDDYVLSRDLVPLSAEAASKHVSELKHASRLRTKHEVYELPDYHPLLNGFERRDAHDPYPYLLAIRAPGESSTSSQPSQTPGEPCSSSSTEQNHHTVDGSILIPCRTAMRGSFPLNGTYFQVNEVFLDLKTSSEPIKVPRGWIWNLPRRTAYFGTSAGSILRGLSTEEIQHCFWAGFICVRSFDREGRHPVPLAKEFHIPTSQQSGKAKINEDDDE; this comes from the exons ATGGCGTCAGAACCGATACTCTATGGATCGAATATTGGAACTtcaatggaagaagaagaagaacaagtagTAGTTAAGAAACAGTGTCCACTGGGCCCTCACACCCCAGCAAAGCAAATTCCAAACAGAACCCAGAAAACATACTCCAGAAATCCAGGGAAGAAGAACACTCTTCCCTCTaacacttcttcttcttcttctgcctTTGATGTTTCCACCATTACTGGTTCACCAGAGAAAAGCAATGATGGAAAAGAATCTTTTTTGCCTGATTTAAACATTGCTTGCCGTGAAGAGCCACCCAATAATTTTTCCCAGGAAACAAACATCAATCTTGGGTCAGAAAAAATTACAGAGACTATTGCTGCTGATGCTTGTGTTGGAGATTTGGGCATTGCAACAGAGGAGGAGGGTAATCGTCTTTTGCCAAGTGTTAATT ATAATGAGGAGAAGAATTTTCATGCTGCTAACCCTCTCAGTGCTATTGGTTCAGCATCGTCTGTGGCTTCCAAAAAATCACAGAATAACTTGAAAAAGAGACCAAACAATGATCTAGATTTAGACAAGAAACCAAGGAAGAAGCCCAAGAAGAAGATACACAGACCAAAAGTGGTTGGTGAAGGCAAACCCAAAAGGACTTTGGCACCCAAGACTCCAACAAAGCGTGCTCCGAAATTGAAGAAGCCAAAAGCTGCTCCAAAATCAGAGAAGCTAAAACGTGCTGCTAAAAAGCACCTCTCTtcgggaaagagagagaatatGAAAAACCTCGAAAACTCAGAAACTATCACAGAAGAAGTTTTCATGGAATTATCTGTTTCGGATCCAGTAGGCAGTTTAGATGTGTCTCTTAGTGTGCCAAACCATTTAACTGATGAAAGCACCAGTGCAGTAGTCACTTCTCtacaaacacaaaataatggttgTGAAATGCCCGGGAATAGTATTCCTTTTTGTGAAAGAATTGATCTTTGCCAAGCAATAGAGGGGCTAGTGAGGGACTGTTCCACAAACCAATCAGAGGAGGACTACCAGAATCATTATGGAGAAAATGGTTATCTCAGTTTTCCAAAGAAACTCCGGAAACTACGGAGTAAAAGGAGACGAAGATCAGAATGGAAAGTAATAATTATAGAAGTGAATAAGGCCAGCAAGAAATCAATGGCTGGCAGAAGAAACTATGTGACACGTTTGTCTAGAAGAATAGAAACCGCTTTActtgataaaatacaatcagTGTCTCATCCCAAAAAGAAGAGAACGATAAGGTGTAGGGCAAGGCACAATCTAGCCATCTCAAATGCCTCAACAATTTTAAGCCAATTACCCATAGCTCCCCATGGAGAAGTACTTGCTAATGGAAGACATGAAATTGAGGTTTCTCAAATGGATGAAGCTAACAAGGAGGTTTACCAATTACCTATTGCTCCCTTTGGAGATGCACTTGCTAATGGAACACACGAAATTGAGGTTTCTCAAATGGATGAACCTAACGAGAAGGCTTTATTTGCAGAAGAAAGGGTAACAGAGATGCAACTTGAGGAGCATAAGAAACTCCAACACGCTGCAAGAGGAG ATTCTGAAGAAAGGTCTATGGAGGGAAGCACAGAGTTTATTCCCTCCCATCTCTACACAGAGTTTCATATAGGTTTAATTAAAGAAAGTCCATCACAGGAGGAGGATTTTGTCTTTACTGGCAAATCAATAG GTGATTACAAAATGAAGGGCTCGAAAGAGATGGGATCCCCGCCTGTTTTAGAGTTTAACCCTTCCGAGCATGATAAAGCTTATCTCACCGACAACTCAATTG ACATGAATGATAAAAATGAAGGAGGCTTACTTGATCTTTTTCCGAGTGAATATGGAGCACCAGTTCATTATCAAATACTGCAAGATCAAAGTGTAGATATTCTTCAGGCTTCACAACGTAATGGTCAATTTGCTGATGTTAAGAAAaaaccaagaaagaaaaatgcaaatatttctcaggcttcAGATGGTGCTATTGTTCCACATAATGGACAATCTGCGGTTGttgagcaaaaaagaaaaaataagctAAAGTATGATCCTAGGTTTCAGCAAATGTGGAAATTTCAATTGAAATACCTTACCGATGAGAGTgaagagagaaagaaatattgggagagtgaaagaaaaatatttaaaggaaGGATTGATGCATTTACTGCTCGCATGCATCAAATCTTAG GGGACAGGAGGTTTTCACCATGGAAAGGTTCGGTCTTGGACTCTGTGATTGGAGTCTTTTTAACTCAAAATGTTTCAGACTCTCTTTCTAG CAATGCCTTCATGTTGCTTGCTGCAAGATTCCCAGCTCGGCCAAGAAGTCAAGATCCGATAATAGATTTTAGTCAAGAATCAGTTGGAAGTAACACAGAATATCTTGAGCCAGCATATACTTCAGAAGAATCTGAAACTGCAGGAGTTACCAATCTTGCAGATGAAGACATGCCAACATGTCTGGCCGAAGATTGCAGCACAGAAGCCAAAGATGACATATACCtgcaaaataatagtaaaaaagcACTGGCAGTTTCTGAGCTTAATGCTAACAGCATGATTCAGGAAAGACAGAATGGTGAAAGTTCAAATTCAAAAGAGCAACAACctgataaaacaaataaaagaaacggAAAAAAGGTCTATGAGAAAGAGAAAGTTAAAACTGATTGGGATGCATTCAGAAAAATGTACTGTACTAGTGAACAAAGAAGGCCTGAGCACATGGATTCTGTGGATTGGGAAGCAGTCAGGAATGCAGAAGCGCAAGTGATTGCCAAAGTCATCGAAGCACGTGGCCAAAATAATGTTCTTGCTGGACGAATCAAG AGGTTTCTTGACCAAGTGGTTGAACTGCACAACTGCCTTGATCTTGAATGGTTAAGACATGCACCTCCGGATAAAGTGAA GGAATACCTTTTGCAATTCCAAGGTCTTGGTTTGAAAAGTGTGGAGTGTGTACGGCTTTTGGAACTTCAGAATGTAGCCTTCCCG GTTGACACTAATGTTGGTCGGATAGCAGTTCGTCTCGGATGGGTTCCTCTCCAGCCATTGCCTGAAAAAGTCCAGATACATCTTTTGCAACA GATGCCACTAATGGATTCCATTCAAAAGTATCTTTGGCCACGGCTAAATGAATTTGACCATAAGACCCT GTATGAACTGCATTATCATTTGATAACCTTTGGAAAG GTTTtttgccaaaaaacaaaaccgagTTGCAATCCTTGTCCAATGAAAGCAGAATGCAGACACTATGCTAGTGAATTTGCAAG TGCAAGAGGTGCCTTACCTGGGCCACCAACAAATACAAGTAAGGCAAGTTCAAAAGCTCCAATTGTGGCTCTTGGTCACCCTGGGCCCTCTTTGGATCCAATATTACCATTCCTTCTTGAGGCCAACTGGTTTTCAGCATCACAACATCAAGAGCAGAATGTTGAAACCATCATCGAAGTGCAACCATCACCAGAGCCAGCAGCATCACAACATCAAAAACAGAATGCTGAACCCATCATTGAAGTGCCACCATCACCAGAGCCAGCATCTTGTGAGTCTGAGTTTCCACATCTAGGTGACATTGAAGATTTTGGTCTTGATGGTCCTGATGATATGCCTACCATCAATCTCAGCACTCAAGAGTCCACAGGAACTATGAATTCATTAAGTGTGATGCTTCATGATGATTATGTATTGTCAAGAGATTTAGTTCCTTTGTCAGCAGAAGCTGCTTCCAAGCATGTCTCCGAACTGAAGCATGCCAGCCGCTTAAGGACAAAGCATGAAGT CTATGAACTTCCAGATTATCATCCTCTGTTAAATGGG TTTGAGAGAAGAGATGCTCATGATCCATATCCATACCTTCTTGCCATACGTGCACCAG GCGAATCTTCAACATCGTCTCAACCATCTCAGACTCCTGGGGAACCCTGCAGTAGCAGTTCTACAGAACAAAACCATCATACGGTTGATGGATCAATTTTG ATACCCTGTAGAACAGCAATGAGAGGGTCATTTCCACTAAATGGAACATACTTCCAAGTTAATGAG GTATTTCTTGACCTAAAAACCAGTTCAGAACCAATTAAAGTACCCAGAGGATGGATATGGAACCTACCAAGGAGAACTGCTTACTTTGGTACCTCAGCAGGCTCAATTTTAAGGG GTCTATCAACTGAGGAAATTCAGCATTGTTTTTGGGCAG GTTTTATTTGTGTGAGATCATTCGACCGAGAAGGACGTCATCCTGTACCTCTCGCAAAGGAATTTCATATTCCTACAAGTCAGCAGTCCGGGAAAGCCAAGATAAACGAAGACGATGATGAGTAG